The genomic stretch acattaatggaagatttcccaatttcagtttggaattgggggcagacgtagtcgtagcgaggacgatcgacgaactacctaaacaaatatcgtgttcttgtcgattttatcttttcatttatgttctgttcatatttggttataattgcaaattgatcaacgattcgagtgttaaagttgtgaattaagaacttgtataaacatcacaattcatcacacatcgaatcaccatcaatttgatcattatcaccaagtgtttgtgtttttgcttctttcattattactgcattgcaaatcaaagtttatcaaatcagaagttGATCGATTTTCTAAAagtgaaacatattgattcgataacatatcatctcatcgttaatctcaattatcttgtggttttgtcacacaTACgatccttgcaataacggtccggaatagacgcaagtcgattcagaaccgctttcgccttagttcgaaataattccgaaaaactttgtgagatctattcacccccccccctctagatccttaggccagcgtctaacaaatgGTTGGGTGGCACTCCTTTGCTAGTAGCGTTTCCGGCCTTGTACGAATTTTCTTGCTTGAAGAAAGTCTCGGTTGCGGCTATGGGAGGATGGTCGGATGGTGTTTGGACTTGGGGTGATTTTGGAGTTTCCGAGGTTTTTTTGTCTAATCCCGTTATTGCGGAAGAGTTGTGCACTTTGAGGAGTAGGTTGGAGGATTTTAGGGGGTGGAATTTCGAAAAAGATATAGTGTTGTGGACCggaaattccaaaaattctttTTCGGTAGCTTCATGTTATTCCTTCTACGATTCTATTAGATATCCGTTTGGCCCCTCTAATATTCATGAAGGTGCGTTTGGTTTGTTGTGGAAATTGGAGGTCCCTTTTAAGATAAAGGTTTTTGGTTGGAGGTTGTTTCTTAATAGATTACCAACAAAGGACCTTTTGGAGATTCGAGGTATGCATTTTTCTCATGAGAATTTATTATGTACTTTTTGTGGTAATTGTATGGAAAGTAGGAATCATCTCTTTTTTAGTTGCGGGGTGGTTAAGAAAATTTGGGGTGTTATAGCAAGTTGGGTGGGTAAAGGGGAAAGTGTTAGTGAAGAGTGCTTgtcgaattttatggattggcactTATTCTTTAGTGTGAATATGGTGAAAGATAGAAAATTGGGGATTATTTGGCTTGCTACTTCTTGGGCCATATGGTTGGATAGAAACGGTGTGTGTTTTCGGAATGAGTCATGGAATGTTAACGACATCGTTTGGAACATTAAGCTTTTGGCATGGAGGTGGACGTTTTGTGGGAATATTACTCGATCCAATTTTTCCTTTTACGAGTTTTGTAAGGATCCGTTGTTCTTCCTCTCGTAATTGTAActggtttgtaattttcttttgtcGATTTTAGCCGTTCCttttgtaatcgggttggagaacccttagttctcccttttaATATATCTTGATTACTAAAAAAAAAGTAGGAGCAGTATAAACTCGACCTTAGCCTTTAAGGTGGGTAATTGTTAGGTTTAGGGGGTGACCAATATTTAGAAAGAGGTTTTTAGTTATTGTTGTGatagatttaaatatttgaatgtTGACCAACCCATACTTGATAGGGTGTCATTCCGCTCCCATTCCCTGGAAGATAATTTGGTCTTGACTGCTTCTTTCGTGCTTGAGAAGTTTAATGGGGTTGTTTCTCAATGTGACGGAAATAAGAGTCCAAGTCTAGATGGgtttaatttctcttttattaAAAGATTTTGGACCTTGATAAAGATAGACATTGGGATCATGTTTGATGAATTTCATCAGTTTGTATCGCTTCCTCATTGTTTTGTCTCCTAATTTTTCACTCTTATCCCTAAGATTAAGAACCCCCTCTCTGCTGAGTGATTTTTGGCCTATTTTCTTAATGGGGTCTCTTTATAAAGAAATGTGCATCACAACTTGAAGGCTAAAATTGTCATCACTACTAGTATCGGTCTTGATGAGTTTTTGCAAGTCATATGAGAACTCTTGGAAAAACATTTTCAAATGAGAAATTCGTTGTAAAATTTCTTAGATGTTTGAACCGTAGTTGGCAATGAAAAGTCACAGCGATTTGAAAATCTAGAGATGCAACTGTTAACCCATATTTTGTGAGTTAATACATGCTCTAATCTTTTGAGTTATTAATAGTAGttagctttttatttatgattttattaatttttagttGTTTTTATAATAATTAGCTTGAAACATAATAGGTTCTCCCTTTTGTTGTTTTCATGTGTTTTTACTTGTTTAAAGGATAGTTTTGTCAAGCTGAGGCCAGACTCCAATGGTCTGCAGCAAGGAGCACAAAGTGAATCAAGAATGAACCTAGCTAAGGGAAAGACAATGTGAACCCTGCTGGTTTCTAGGGCATACGTGGAATGATGGAAACATTGGAGGgaatatttgttttactaaagAGAAAAGTTCATTTGAATCAAAAGATAAGAGTGAGCAACGCTAAAAGACAAATGCATAGTACGATAGTGGAATTTGAGTGATTATGCTAATTTTGTGATGAGCATGATTTGATTTACTCAATTTGGCTCATGATCCAAGATGCCACAAGAACCCTAGTTGAAGACTATAAATAGGACTTTGATGAGATTGAGAAAGGAGTTCAACAATTCCAAGAGAAATACATAAGTTACAAATGTGAGGAATAGTGGAAAGTAGAAAGAGTTTTCTTCTTCTCACTGAATCATGTACCAACCGCTGAGCCCTGGCGCGACTGGAGTTATCTCTTGAAGATTATCCATCTCAAGAAGTTCTCAAGTCTCTCTTAGGTGTTTAAGGATGTTTCTTCTGAGAACCATGTTTGTAGTTTGTACTCAACTCAGTATGAGCTAAACCTTTTGTAGTTGAGCAATTTGAAGTTAATATTAAGTTGTTTTTATGTGATATGGTGTGTGTTTAGTGACTTGCTTTAATATATGTTAACCTATTATAAGTTTATTTCTTTGCCTGATCTACTTAGTAGTAAATTACAGCTTGTTGTTTTGAGAGATCCAACAACAAGTGGTTTTCTTAATAAGGATGGTTGAATAAGTAGGATAGAGATATTCACTTGCCTAGCTTACTTAAAGATAAGGAGCTGCAACTATTGGGGAATATGAGAATACAAATAGATGTATATGAGGGTTATAAGGGAGGCTTAAAGATTCCCTTGCCCTTTATATACATGCTTTGATGTTGTAGAGATACACCACATGATCACTCTGACCTCGCATGTCACGAAACTGCACACTATCACACATATTCACTTCTAAAATATTAATGGATCATAGATTAACTCATTAACTCTTCCTATATTTCCACTCTTCTATTCAAGCTATTAGAAGTGTTTTAGGTAAACAATTAACACAAAAAATCACAAATTATTTCTCTCTCTGCTCATGCTTAAAACTCAAATATAATCAACTACAAAATCAATCTAAGTAAATACATTTTTCCCTGTGGGTACGATACTCTTTCTTTATCACTTGTTGTAATCAAACatacatgtatacttgcatgtgacACAACATTATTACAAGGAACAAGTTTTTGGCGTCGTTGCCAGGGATATATTTAGTTACATTTCTTATTTTGTgtttatattttttgtgttttatagAATGTGAGATTTTAACATTTATTGTAATTTGATGTCATGACACGTTTTTTTAGCTATTGTATGCACAGGTCATTACGCCCAGTTTACAATGGATATCTTGAACCTGAAAGAACTCTCAAAGCGCTAAGAAGACAACAATGTGCTGCACATCCAGTTGAGAACCCAACTATTGCTAATCTAGAAAAATTTGATTACCCAGAAATACCTGAGTAAGTTGCAGAAGAGGATGCAATCCCTGTCATGGTTGATAAAGACATTATTGGCATTGTCAATGATAgggcatgcaacatcagaaacAATGCAGTCTTTGATCCAAACACCATGAGTATTGGTATCATCTTACCAAAAATTAGTACAGTCTCGTTTGAATTTAAACCTATGATGTTTCAAATACTGCAAACAATTGGTCAGTACTCAGGTTCTCCTAATAAAGATCCTCATTTTCACTTACAACAACTCCTGGATGTTGCGAGTACTTTCAAGATTCCAGGCATGACAGATAATGCCTTTCGTTTAAGGTTGTTTCCTTATTCTCTAAGAGATATGGCCCAGATTTGGTTAAATTCCTTATAGCCTACTTCCATTGCCACATGGAATGAATTAGATGAGAAATTTTTGGCTAAGTATTTTCCTCCTTCCAATAATGCTAAGATGAGAAAGGAAATTACTTCATTTAGGCAAAGAGATGATGAATATTTATTCGATGCTTGGGAAAGATTCAAGGAATTGCTTAGACAATGTCCACACCATGGCATACCCAATTTATATTAAACTTGAAACGTTTTACAATGGGTTGATTTCTTTTCAAGGAACATGCTAGATGCCTCAAGTGGTGGAGCTCTTTTGTCTAAGTCTTATGAAGAAGGTTATAGATTGATTTAGAGTATTACTACCAACACTTATGAATGGCCTGTCACTATAGCTACTGCAAATTCAACTCAAAAGAGACCTGTTGGAGTTCACGAGGTTCTTAAGTAGCTCAGATCCACCAGATGATAAAGAATGTGATGACCCCCTAAAGTGACAAAACCTGAACCAGTGAAGGTGGTTATTGACGCGTCTTAGATTGAGGGTGTGTATTGTGGAGGAGCCCATTTGTTTGAAGAATGTTCGAAAAATCCTGTTTTAGTCAACTATATGTTGGCCAAAACAACGACGGATACAACAATCCTTACAACAACTCCTACAATCCAGGATGGTGTAGCCATCCCAATTTTTCATagagtaataataaaaatcaatcGAAGCCTCAAGCAACTCAAGCACCACAAGTTCCACCTGGTTATGTTGCACCTAACTATGTTATGGCCAATCAAGGCAACAaccagctgttgcaccccaatttttgaccactgagatcccaccatatctgAAATATTAGGATCATAATTTTCattataatcatcatgcatttatcatttgctaaccaaaaatttaaaaaaattattgtttgttgcttgtgtcccaagacAGGAGATTGATCAAGAAGAAATTGAGCAAACTAAGGTTTTGAGACCCACAAAGAAATTCAACATTCTTATATGATTCAATGGACTCTCTAATAAATACCAAGGTCCAAGGATgggtcaatgcaagatcaatcaccttcaagatcatcaaaagctcaaattagggtttttgacctaatttcactagagggttgacttttgatcaagagatggttccaagactcaaaatatgattcaagggcatccaattCAACTTTATAGtccatccatatcattcatttgaagaggagagcttgattcatttgaaaatcacaaaactgcagttcatttggaaaaagtcaactgtgcaagtcaacctttgacttttgagaaaaatagtcaactatggacttttaaggatccaaatcatcatcatatggatattgaagacatttgatcaaagaaaattcaaagaattcatcaagaatcaaaaagtcaacaaaaagtcaaactagggtttttaagtgtattttgacctaattcatggatctccaaattttgcttacacactcaaaagtctcctaacatgaaagttgtagatcttggcaaaacaaaAAACTTATCATATTGGAACTTTttgcaaaaaatgattattttgagagatatggaattaagaagataatttttaaaagacttagaaattttcaagtgttttacttggattttttcttaactttatggccatttttctcaatgatccaaaaatagtttgaagaaactttcaacaagtgaattgaagtatgtagcaatggctttccaaagagataagtagcatgaaaatccatggctccatccatgagatatgattttgtgaagaaggcaccatgaacacttgaattcaagaatgaagatgaagaagttatgaaccaaaaccatttcaaatgcaaagattcctttctttcagcccatataatttgttcaaagcaccataatcaaaagattacacttgcttttgagctataatctaagtgtttaagacattatccaagtgatcatttcattaatggcacaaagttaacacttccattctagtaaaGCTACTTTAATCataaagtccactctccttgagccacTACAATTTTTCTTCTATACCAAAAGCATTACAAACACCACAAGCAAGCTCCCAAAGTTCAGACCAAGGTCACAccaagcatgcttaaagtttgtaccattaattgaaaccataactttctcatttcttcacaaacaagcaagatggtacaagatcacatgtgagcttcaaacttctgagttttttccctccacaaactgtaaatcttgcctataaatagagagtatcactcccttgatcaattacaccagaattctccaagtcacctatcacttgaaattctcacttttcttatctttgcatttttatagtgattctgagttctaaCAATTCCGGCTGTCAACCAAAGGTTtggacaacttctaaacatcatttagaaggtgTCTATACCTTCCTTAACCTCTCAAAGGTCCCCCTtaaccaaaaatcaccattttcactccaTTAAAGCTTTCTTTAAGCTCATAACcaaccaaaatctaaaccaaacactttcaaacCAAAATAACCTTTCAAATAGCTTCTATTTATCATTTGGAAGCTATCCATAACATCCAAACACTTGCCAAACACATAAAACCAGAAATCAACTTTCAAAAACTCCATTAAAGCACCCTTTGAACCAAACTTGTCAAAATCAAATTTACTTGTGCGTTTTCATGCCTTTTGTGTTGgataccttctaaacatcatttagaagttaTCCAAACACCTGTTTTGGATTTGTAACACTTGGAACTATAAGTTCCAGCCATAACTTTTTTGCTTTGTAGGTGAAATCGGGTTTGAAGTTGCAATGGTGATCAAAGCATTCTAAGCATTCTAAAAGCTTCCTTGAGGGTCCCTGAAGGTGTCCAAATAGTTGCAACACTTCCAGAATCACTCCAAGCAAGAGTTTGATCCACACTTTTAGAGGTATTTTTCTTGAATTCGAGTATACTTGTTTGAGCCTTGTTTGTTGCATTTCTTGATACCATCGTGTTCAGAAACATgtaatttaaaatttcatttttagggttcatacgCAAATTGCAGAAATTCATGAGTTTTACTATGAATAAATGTGTGTCAATGGCATGGTTAGATTCGTGGTGTTATTCTGATCATGTTAGggttttaatttgttaaaaatgattgagttttgaaaatgattgaattTGGCGCCATGGTTGAATGTTGTTGTTCTTCACGTTGctgagtgaagaagatgaagtttcagAAAATTTCATTTAGGGcgcgttttaaaatataataatttatagtCATATACCTAACGACTACATCGTTACAGCTCACTTGGTTACCACATTCCCCCTTAAGGCGCTTCAAAACccataggtctggggttcgaatccccctatccccagaccttttgattttattttttttactattttcattCACTTGTTTTAACATGTATTGAATTGAATGGGCCTTATGATCACCTGCACACGCGTGGCCCAGTGGCTAGTGTTTTGTGTTGCAATAGTCAGGGTgtgggttcaaaccttggtggccacatttccattattttttatcacttattttttttagtttctttataaaattcaaaaacccataaaaatagtaaaattaatatttttaacttgttcttttttgtgtgatttaattattttgtctATTTTCATGccatgttaaaaaatcccaaaaaatatttaattttaccactttaaaattaatcaaaaaacatGTCTTTCATAttgaaaaatcaactaaaaaattgttttgttttgattatttctttaatAGGACTTTATGaatgttttgtaaatatttgtttatggcTAGAATAGAATGTTCTTGACTtcttcatgtacccttagaccatttctcttaaagaaattggtattaAACAATTAAAATCGATTAGATTTAGGAGTTTATGTTTAAACTctaattcaaaaccctaattaaaaaaaaaccttaggtttaaaaccctaacccaaaaacatgttgatcttttgtttatccatgattaattaagtttgttatcttgtacatacttgttgattttaatccatgttttgtacttaattgttattCTAATCATTATTTTGTTAATTCCTCTTATGTATTGTTTATCAAACCccatgtttatttatcatatcaatcattcatcattcatacatgagtttgaatccaagggtttagatacatccatctctcttactcattaattatcatactcacttgtttgttcttgtgccacatgatatcacacacacacttgaggtgttTATTGTTAATTGCTTGAGTTTGTTGTTTTTatccaaaaggatgggaatggtattgactaagttatcaaaggtactcaaactcttttccaatctcttttacttttgtgttaagtattttaaagcttttcacttgtttatggttttgtattgttaaagcttaacccctttgttttttaaaccttggcactaagagtagaattattcccgatgaaactattcttagtccattgacctttgtattgttaaagataggtcttttgttttgaaactttggtgttaagagaagaattattcccggtgaaacttctcctaacccattgaccttgtattttaaagctaggtctttttgatttaatttaaaatttgttaagtattttaaagcttaacccttttaaacttattaggtattttaaagcctaattccttttcaaaattgttaagtattttaaagcttaaccttttaaacttattaggtattttaaagcctaatccctttttaaacttgttaagtattttaaagcttaaccctcttttaaataCTTGTGAGTATTTTGAAGCTCACacaccaaaaagattttggctactttggcccccttttattttccttttaagaggaactacagaagctctgacttctCTATTGCacctaaggggtatgtaggcctaacatgcgatatcttatcgagctcactttcaaaaacttctcttcccatccccaccctctatttcaaacaagtttttcacatagaATTTTCAAAAAGGGGTATGTATAAAAAAAGACAATAACataaaacaaagaggttcccatggaacACCATGGAtttgaggggtgcttaaaaccttccccttgtataacaaaccctccgtagccagaactctgataagtttattagttttgattttaaaaacttttgtgggttttattcgctctttcacccattcgtTTTTAGAAACAATAAAGCATGGTGGTGAAtctgtttaaaatgagctaaagtcttcccatgactctagtctcaccaatttcatcgctatagaaaagtggcgactctgttggggatactgATCAAACTATTGGTGT from Vicia villosa cultivar HV-30 ecotype Madison, WI linkage group LG4, Vvil1.0, whole genome shotgun sequence encodes the following:
- the LOC131597459 gene encoding uncharacterized protein LOC131597459, whose protein sequence is MGGWSDGVWTWGDFGVSEVFLSNPVIAEELCTLRSRLEDFRGWNFEKDIVLWTGNSKNSFSVASCYSFYDSIRYPFGPSNIHEGAFGLLWKLEVPFKIKVFGWRLFLNRLPTKDLLEIRGMHFSHENLLCTFCGNCMESRNHLFFSCGVVKKIWGVIASWVGKGESVSEECLSNFMDWHLFFSVNMVKDRKLGIIWLATSWAIWLDRNGVCFRNESWNVNDIVWNIKLLAWRWTFCGNITRSNFSFYEFCKDPLFFLSSLRPVYNGYLEPERTLKALRRQQCAAHPVENPTIANLEKFDYPEIPE